From the Paenibacillus sp. R14(2021) genome, the window TTATTTTAGCTGTCTAGATAAAATTGGGATTTTTGTCGAACCTACAACTTGAGCTCCTTTTTAATCTGCGCGTATCCGCTGCGCTTGAGCGATTTACGATACTCCACCGTTCCGATCCGGCAGCCGCTGCCGATCGTGACATGCGTGCCACGTACCACATCGGCAATCGTGTTCTCCAGATAGATTGTTTCCCCTTCGATCAGCTCTGCCGTGAGCGTCATTGGTCCCTGGCCGGAAAAGAACTGCTTGATCCCTCCCCATTTGGTCGGCCTTACGGTTATCCGTCCGCCGCCGATTTCCTTCGCACGGCAAGGTCCCCACGTACGGATATCCACCTCGTTCGCGTTCAGCAAGCCGTGAATATGAAATCCGCCGCGCGAGTCGAATGCGTCGGCCTCGCATTCGCCGCGTACGTCGAGCTGTCCTCTAATTTTGATTGTGCGGCTCCTCATGCTGCCTTGAAGATCCATCTGCCCCATGATGCTGAAATCATTGCCGAATAAGTCGCCTCGCACGGATGCTTCTCCGATCAGCCGGATTTTGCCGGATTTGAGTGAGCCGTCCACCTCGATATTGCCCATGCTGCGGATGGAGTCGCTCTCCAGCGGACCGAAAATCTGCGCCTCGCCCATAACACGCACGTTATGGTAGCTGCCGCCGTTCGTAGAGCCGTTGCCGGTAATATGAATATTCGGCTTCATCGTCATATGCACCCCGTTCCCTCCTCCGTTTTAGCCAGCAATTTGGTGCCGGTCGCCGACCTGCGCCAGCGGATGAACGATCAAATCGCCGCTGTACTCTACGCGGCCGATCTCACAGCCTGGACCGATAATAACGGTTCGGCCGCGGACGACAGCTGCCGTGGTCTGTTCCAGCTCAATGATGTCGCCTTCGATGAGTGAAGCATTCATACGTGCCTGCCAGATCGGGAGCAATGACTTCATGACGCGCAGCAGCTTGGCGCTGCCGACATGCTTGATGCTTATAACGCCGCCTCGTATGCCTTCTGCCCGTCCCGGCCCTTCCAATTGCAGGTCGATGCTTTCACCGGTCAGCCAGCCGTCCACGAGAAATGCGCCTCTCGCCTTGCATTTCTTCGTCTCGCAGCTTCCCTTCATTTTCAAATAACCGCCAAGCTGCAGCTCCTCCGTGCAAAGCGAGCCATGAACGTGGATATGACCTTCAAGCTTCACAGCCGGGGACAGCACCGATCCTTCGCACGTAAACTTGCCGGATGCCTCCAGTTGCTCCGACGCCGTAATGCCTCCTTCTACCGTCGACATGCCGCTTGTCGTAAATGTAAAGCAGTCGATTGCCCCGTTTACCTTGCATACACCTTCCATCTTGACACTGTAGTAATCACCGCCGCCTGCATGACCGATGCCTGCGATTTGCAAATCCGGACGACTCGTCGTTTTCATATGCATTCCTTCACTCCCCTGGTTCATTCTCTTACTCTCATTATGGCTCGCATCGCCATGAGGAGACAGCGGCGGAAGATGGAACTTGAGCTACGTCCGCAGACGGATGGCGCTTGCCTCTTCTGCGGCAGTCCCCGGAAGCGCACAAAAAAAAGAGCCTTGCAGGCCCTCATGGTGTGTACGTCTATCGGTAAGATAACTTCAAAAATCAATAAGACCGACACTGATTTGAAGCGCTTCATCCACCTTACGCATCATTTCATCGTCAAGGTGAGTGATTTTGTCAGTTAAGCGCTGCTTATCAATCGTTCGAATCTGTTCGAGCAAAAGTACGGAATCCCGGTCGAAGCCATGGGATGCCGCATCGATTTCGACATGCGTCGGCAGCTTCGCCTTCTGAATCTGGGCGGTAATGGCTGCCACAATGACAGTTGGACTGAAGCGGTTGCCGATATCATTTTGAATGACGAGAACAGGCCGTACTCCACCCTGCTCAGAGCCAACAACAGGTGACAGGTCCGCAAAAAACACATCGCCGCGTTTAACGATCAAGCTTACACCCCGCTTACGAGTCGGCCGAGCGTATCGCCGGCATCTTCCTCCGCTTGAAAAGCTTCCGACGCCATTACCAGGTTAATCTTGGCCATCTCCAGATAGCCCCGCTGCATAGAATCTCGAATCTGGCGCTTCTTCCGCTCAATCAAATACAGCTTCATAGCCTGACGAATAAATTCGCTTCGGTTCGAGTTTTCTTTGGCGACGATTCCGTCGACTTCCTCCAGCAAATGATCCGGTAAGCTGATCATAATCCTTTTGGTATTTTGCAAATTGGCCACCGAACTCGCACCCCCAAAACATTTCCAGCAAGGTGAACCGGCTATCGCCGTCTATAAGAAGGCGAAACGCGTTTCATCCCGGAGAAATATAAGCCTACAGATAGTCAAAAAAGGCTTATATTTCAAAAAACAGTAACAGTATGTCATTGTTTGGTCCGTATTATACACCCTGATATGTATGCGCACCGTATATCAAGTATGCTGCATACATGTATAACCGCAAAGACTTTAACACCAATTTAAACACGCTAATCTACATTATTCGAGACCAGACGATAAAATCCTCTTGTCCCAGCGCTAAACCCAGCAAAGAAAATTATTCCACCGTGCGCAGCAGCGGGTTGACGACAGCAATCGTCCTCTGATCTCGGGTATATACACGCGGAACGCGGGAAGCGATCATGCAGGTCACTTCATAATTAAGCGTTCCGAGCTTATCCGCTACTTCCTCGGCCGAGATGACGGCGTTCCCCTGCGAGCCAATGAGCACGACCTCTTCCCCGTTAACGACCGGCCCAGGCCCGCCGGCCGAATCCAGCCCAATCATGCACTGGTCCATGCAAATCGTTCCGAGCACGGGCACACGCCGGCCGCGTAGCAGCACCTCCGCCTTGCCTGTCAGCATGCGGCTGAAACCGTCCGCATAGCCGACCGGAAGCGTTCCGATCGCCTCGTCGCCTTGTGTTACATACCGGCTGCCATAGCTGATTCCCCAGCCCTTCGGCACTTGCTTGACCATGACGACTTCGGTCTTGAGCGTAAGCACAGGCTTCAGCGCGATACGCTGCCGGTTCACTTCCGTCGAAGGATACAGGCCGTACATGCTGATTCCTAGGCGAAGCATGCCGCCGCCCATCTCAGGGGT encodes:
- a CDS encoding type II toxin-antitoxin system PemK/MazF family toxin — translated: MIVKRGDVFFADLSPVVGSEQGGVRPVLVIQNDIGNRFSPTVIVAAITAQIQKAKLPTHVEIDAASHGFDRDSVLLLEQIRTIDKQRLTDKITHLDDEMMRKVDEALQISVGLIDF
- a CDS encoding CopG family ribbon-helix-helix protein encodes the protein MANLQNTKRIMISLPDHLLEEVDGIVAKENSNRSEFIRQAMKLYLIERKKRQIRDSMQRGYLEMAKINLVMASEAFQAEEDAGDTLGRLVSGV